AAGCCGCCGGAGAAAGGCTACGTCCACTGGGAGGAGGCCACCTTCCGCAAGCTGATCGCCTCGCCGCCGGAGCCGCTGGTTTCCCGTTTCAACATCAACCACGGCATCCTGCTGAACGTGCTGTCACGGACGGATGAGGACGGATGCGCCGCGTTGAAAAAGCTCATCGCGGATTCCCACGAAACCGCGTCCCGCCAGAAGGCGCTGCGGAAGCAGGCGTTCACCCTTTTCCGCGGCCTCGTCGGCGCGAAGATCCTGCACATCCTGCCGCCTGCGAAGCGCACCGGCCCGCGCAAGGTCATCCTGGACATCGACCTGCCGGAGGACTTCTCCATCAACCACGCGCTCGGCCTGTGGCTGCTGGATGCCATCCCGCAGCTCGACCGGGAATCCGACGACTACGCGCTGGACGTCCTCTCGCTCATCGAGGCGATCCTCGAAAATCCGGACGCCGTGCTCCGCAAGCAGGTGGACCTGATGAAGACGGAGCTCATGGCACAGCTCAAGGACGAGGGCGTGGAATACGACGACCGCATCGCACGGTTGGAGGAGGTGGAATGGCCGAAGCCCGGCAAGGAATTCATCTACGCCACCTTCAACGAGTTCAAGCTGCTCCATCCCTATCTGGCGAACGAGAACGTCCGCCCGAAGTGCGTGGCCCGCGAGATGGTGGCGAACTACCAGTCCTTCGAGGACTACGTGAAGACCTACAAGCTGGAGCGCACGGAAGCCGTGCTGCTGCGCCACCTTTCCGAAGTGTACAAGGTGCTCTCCCAAACCGTCCCGGACCACCTGAAGACGGAGGCGCTGCATGAGGTGGAGTCTTTCCTGGAGCTCATCGTCCGGCACACCGACTCCAGCCTGCTGGACGAGTGGGAGACGCTGAAGAATCCGGAGGCCGTGCAGGACCACTCCGCGGCGGAGGAAAAGCTCCGCGCCTTCAAGGCGAAGATCCCCTACACGAAGGACCAGCCCGCGTTCAGCCGCCAGCTCCGCAACCACCTCCTGACGCTGGTCACCGCGCTGGCCCGCTACCAGACGGAGACCGCCCTCTCGCTGGTGGAACCCGCGGACTCCGACGGCAAACCATGGACCAACGAAAGGCTGCTGCGCCTGCTGGATCTGTACCACGAAACCCACCCGCAGATCCGCCTGGACCCGGAGGCGCGGAACGCCCGCCACACCCACCTCGCGGAGGACGGCGTGACCATCCACCAGACGCTCATCGACCCGGACGACCTCAACGACTGGTGCCTGACCCTGACGCTGGACCGGGCGAAGTCGGACGAAATGAGGACGCCCGTGCTGTTTCTGGAAGCCATCGGGGCAATCACATGAACACCCACTTTCGTGTGACCCTTCGGGGTTTGCACTGACCGGCCTCGTCCCGTGGGATTGGAAACCCAAAAACCAATCCCATTCCTCGAAGCCATGAAAACCCAC
The nucleotide sequence above comes from Akkermansiaceae bacterium. Encoded proteins:
- a CDS encoding DUF3516 domain-containing protein, encoding MPSALSTTDLLENPTADDILNAFLDFLAGTGTEPYAHQEEAILELFQDKNVILDTPTGSGKSLVALAMQFKSLAQGRRSYYTVPIKALANEKFLSLCNVLGPENVGLLTGDSTVNPKAPVLCCTAEILSNIALRDGAAAHVDDVIMDEFHYYADHSRGAAWQIPLLTLPKARFLLMSATLGDSSFFSKQLTDLTGAPTVLVQSDQRPVPLEFTYSTTPLEEMVAELVDGGRAPVYLVHFTQNACAETARNLLSTNFCTKEEKTAIARALDAADFRSPYGRELSKILRHGVGIHHAGLLPKYRLLVEKLTARGLLKVVCGTDTLGVGVNVPIRTVMLTGLCKYDGRGTKILAVRDFRQIAGRAGRRGFDDIGYVVCQAPEHVIENLKLEEKANANPNKKKSFVKRKPPEKGYVHWEEATFRKLIASPPEPLVSRFNINHGILLNVLSRTDEDGCAALKKLIADSHETASRQKALRKQAFTLFRGLVGAKILHILPPAKRTGPRKVILDIDLPEDFSINHALGLWLLDAIPQLDRESDDYALDVLSLIEAILENPDAVLRKQVDLMKTELMAQLKDEGVEYDDRIARLEEVEWPKPGKEFIYATFNEFKLLHPYLANENVRPKCVAREMVANYQSFEDYVKTYKLERTEAVLLRHLSEVYKVLSQTVPDHLKTEALHEVESFLELIVRHTDSSLLDEWETLKNPEAVQDHSAAEEKLRAFKAKIPYTKDQPAFSRQLRNHLLTLVTALARYQTETALSLVEPADSDGKPWTNERLLRLLDLYHETHPQIRLDPEARNARHTHLAEDGVTIHQTLIDPDDLNDWCLTLTLDRAKSDEMRTPVLFLEAIGAIT